DNA from Tripterygium wilfordii isolate XIE 37 chromosome 15, ASM1340144v1, whole genome shotgun sequence:
ccgttctggtctacgagaaaagtgggtaagggggtctattgagtatggggaaggtgttaggcaccccacaactcccgaaaacggttaccttcaaaaaaaatttcctatttggctctactttgatttgaggaatgattgtatgtcccaaatgttttaatgagttttccaaatgcccggaaaatcatgtattatcaaatgggtggaaatgttccattaatgttagaccaagatttgattttaaaaatcttatttttatgggttttgatgttttggatgatttggaaataaGGTTATTTGGATAAAAACatgggaatgggttttgatggttttggagaagagatttttgggaacttggttgatgcaccaaaaaggcccacgatcgatgaaaaaaatgttcaattcaggccttactcacaattatattctttatgagaaaagaaagaatccatttaaggcccatcggatgggccaaatatctttaaaccccctttgggtccttaaataaattctcctgatccctaaaaacatatttgctttccgggttcacgaaatccaaatgttttggatgaatgccaatggaaccccaatatcttgaaggctccttggtattcaaagaaaacataatggttccgtaaattaatcttggtgtgtttattaaagtgagacggcttagattaattctaatgactaacgcgttgcatttattttcatggcattcaaacaatcctagcatacgtctaagcatcatggcatagtgtgaaaaatcaaagtcctaagcatgcattctaatgcaatcatcattcacaaaatcaattcctaatttctatatgcttctaacatcctagaatatcatgtatgccttttctattttacatccactatttttgctacactattacaagacttacattttataagaatacatgacaaataataaaattaaaaaatgaaatttatacaaatgtacaaaaacccaatattgcccgcgaggcccattgctccaatccaacccaaatcctctaagtattcccctcggcccaagtgggatcaagcccggtccaagccccaacaaacaaacacaaaaaatggggggtcaaatgggtattcaaaaccaatatcaaattcaaattaaattaagcacAAATTCccatatattataaatatataaactaacatgtatacatacacaaacacatatacatatacctaTAAACCTGTACATctacataaacatatatacacgtACATAATAAACCTGCATCTATAGACAaacttatatatacacataccaACAAATTCATATgtacacacaatatatatacatgtatataaacACAATACAGATCCTAATATGAGACCTAACATTAAGCCATACATAAGAATGACCGGCCTTAATTCAAACAGATCTAAGCAGAGATGTCATTTAACAGGGAAACAAATACCTTAGGCTTTACTTTTAAGTCCAGTAAACCAAGAAGCCACAAAACCAAATAGGCCTTCATCGAGTCATACCTCCACAGATTTTATGGAATTCACATATATGCACAGATTTATGTTACATGTAAATGCTTTTTTCCAAATCAGATCTGAAACTCCCATTTTTAAATTACATTTTGGCCAATCAATCGGACATCCAGAACAGAACTTCAGGCAGCCAAACCACATATTAGAATAATGAACAAACAGGCATAGCAAGGTCAGATATCAAAATCAATGGGCAAACAAACATGGACCATATTTCACTCACCCACAAATCACCTACGGCCAGCAAAACCTCAACGTGGGCAAACACATATTACAAACTCAAACAAGCCACATGCAACATATCGGTTACTCATCCTTAACACAAACCAATGATGTGAACCAGGTCTAAAATGGAGCCACATTCATGAAAACAGAGCATGATAGAAGCCTGTGCACACCATTACCATCTCAGAAACGGAATCCGGAAAATGCATCATAGTTTTAGAAATTGACTAGGAACATGCATAAATAGAACCAGAGGAATAGAATCAATAATGATAGAGATATGTGCGGGCTAACCTTCTCAAAAAGATGAAACCACACcgcttttcttctcacaaactctctcttttcttctctgccggctcctctcttttttttttttcttttctttttctttgttttgtcttgGGCGgctgtttttttccccttttttctttgtcaaaGAATATTGCATTCCTTTTATACTAAGAGAGACCtcatctcctaaaaccctagttctttcaatttgtcttttttacccttactttccttttcttttaaccaaggtggctattctttttggtctttttagttttccatttaatttatttatttttattctctagatattttctagggttttgttgtattgggcttgaatttttatgggcttatggtccaagaaataggctttaggattttttgcatgcttgtgggtccaagaaacaggctttgaatttttgtgagcttacgggctcgagaacgggcttttgaattattattattattattttattattattttttttttgggggccggacgaaaaccgggtactacacacCCTCTTTAGGCTTTTAATACACTAGGAGTGTGGTTTTCACAAGAGCTTCACGATACTCAATATACACCAAGGTTtcaagaactccctcaaactcaaTAAGGTTTGTGCTCAACAAAGGACTTTTTCAAATAGAGTTCAAATGGGTTCTCACAAGAATAACACTAAGTTAATGAGATGTAGATGTTGAGTGTGGAGCGAATTTCTAATGTTTTGGTGTAAAAATAGTGCAAGTCTAGCATTGCCGTCCAGACGGATGTTCGAGGTGTCCAGACGGCTCAGGTGCTCAAAGTACACGACTTGTCAGATTGCCCTTACTGGAGAGCCTTCCTCGAGGAAGCCTTTGGTAGAGAATGGGCAAATTGTCTTTACTGGACAGCCTCCCTCAAAGTAGTCTGAAGCCTATTTAGAGACATATAAATAGATGTTGTTTTACGGTAGGTAATTATGATTCCTATTGTTTTATTCctctgaagagagagagagtgcggTCAGACCTTGTGAGAGGGAGTTCTTGGTGATTGTACTCTTAATTCATGATCTAGTAAAGCCTAGTAACAAAGTGGACTTAGCTTGTTTGATCGAATTGAGTGAACCACTTAAATCTCTGTGTCTCTTCTCTTTTATCTTTGTTCTTACTTGATTGTGTGATTGTGATTTTGAATTTAGGTGAAAATAAGGAATGTGAACCTTCTCTTTATCTCCAAAATATCTCTAGTTGAACAATCTTAATATGGCAAGAAGATATCCCCTTGTACACTCTTCAACTCTTGCCAACTTGGCATTTTCCATGATAAGTTGAACTTTCCAAATTTACTTCAACCTCTTCTAGTGAATTTAGCATGGTGTTTAGGTGTTTCTTAGCAAGCCCTAGGTCttccaagaccattcttgaACTGccgaaaaatatatatatatatataaactaaacTTGAAACGACGTCAAAAATGtttgtaagctcatttgagcttcatgttTGAAACATAGGTTAGTTACGTTCAAATAAtccaatttttaaaatatatagcATCAAAAGCATTTAGCACATAAATCATTTAAGATATAGTCATAGTTCACACTTAAGATCATGTATCCAAAGTATAAATTAAGAAAGAATTGATGCACAAGAAAGTCAAAATATTCAACATGTATTTTGCCAAGCAActatcaaaatatatttttttctttcaaattttaagacatattcaagtcaagcatgctcacacatattttgatacacaatcatcaaaaacataatATTGACCTAAACATTAAGTCTTGATCCAACAAAATGCATCGGCCGGCTTCTTGTCACAGTttgttaaagaaaataaatcgaTTCCAGACTAGTACATGTACTGTTTAAAACACCAGTAGAAACTCCTTTCCAATCAAAATCGTGTAATATTCAACGCATATTAAAAGTTCAACAACACTTTAGTGACAATGAATAAAAGCAATGCACCTGATAAGTATGTTGTATTATTTCGGATACGAAGTACAAGTCACCAATTGACCAAATCAAATACTACACtagctatatatgtgtgtgtatatatatatatatatatatatatatatatatatatatatatatatataagtattttATCAAAGTTAAACCAAATCAGTGTCTACAAATCCGTGCATACAAATGACCAAATCAATGCAAAGTCGTGCCAATCTGAGCATGAGAAACTATAACACAGATTCTAGATTTCAAGAGAGAAAGCAGCAGATTAAGCATGGCATGTCAATGTTCACAGCTTCAAAAAACCCAGTATAGTATGTAAAAGTCCGAGCAATTCGTtcctgttggacatgacctctactccacttgttgggtctggcataacccagtccacaagtgcgggggagtgtaaaagtcccacatctaaagatgtgggcactcatgccttatttataaggccaagcccacctcttaccactaaggccttttcctaggcttgagtgggttgggcttagtccacctgcttgggcctaaggagaaacaaaaccgtgcggacccgatgtatccacgggaaccggacaacccaaagcggacaatattgttggtgtgtatggtggtgtggatttacaacatagtATAAACCAGAAGCAGAGAGTAAATCATAGCAAAGCCGTAATCATTGTTATGCACAACATTCGAAATAACGGTATACATATCAAATCAGAGTCTATGACAATTAAACACGTACACCGGATCAAGAAGTTAATCACTTTCAGATTGTTAGATCCGAATGTTCAAAAACGATCTCTTTTCTGCCACTACGAAAACAAACACTTAGTAACATTCACACAATAAACATATATCAATCAAGTACAAAAACAccaagaatgaaaaacaaaccAAGCAGAGGTGATTTCACTTCTGACCTTAAAGTGATTAATTATCCTACATCTATTCTTGCAGTTTAGGGCTTTGGTCGATGTACTTCTCCCTCCATATgtgattttctcttcttttgatgctttttttctttggaatggGATAACATGTTTTAAGAAttgataaaattattaattactaGTTCATcgttaccgatcgatcggtataccatCAAAGATAAATACGTAGAACCAATAACCGAACCGAAATTGAACCTTAAAACCAATTAACCATTGATAGTGGTTCTGATGTTATATGGTCTAATTTTGGTTTCAATATATGTAAAACCGTTAGTTTCGGTTCGATTAGTGGTTTGGATTTAATGATCCGGTTAGCTGGTCCATGCACAACCTTAGAAATGAGatcacttttttttgttttagaaaATATAGAAGGATTTTGTAATGCATTTTTAATATAGGCTAACGTGGCGAAGCAAACAATCTACTAGCATATATAGTGATGAAGTGACACATGGCTAGTAAGTGCGTTGCACGTGACCCAGCATTAGAGTGGAGGCCCCACGCCCGTACTTCCGGGATAGTTTTctgaaaaatatttgaaaatgaataatttcaagattttgttttgaaaaaacgtTTTAACTTTTCCTGACTAAATGGCTTGCTTGCGTGTGACTAGTTCTTTGgtcttgtatttttcttttaaaaaaaccacaaaagtctataaaaatatttttttgagatgtttattcatttatgtatttattttaagATGGTCAAGCTTTTTTGTTAGAAATGCTTAGTAAATTGAAAGTTTACAAAGGTGAGGGTTTGGATCCGGGGGGCCTGTGCACATTGAACAGGTTATTAACTTGTTCAGTGTTTTGCACCGTCAGATCTTGGTTCTAAGATCTGACAGTGGcccccatattttttttttttttttacctttaaaGATTAAAGTTGTGGTTTGTTTTACTGGCATGAACTTATAACTTATGCACTCTGACGAATAAGCTATTCATAATTTGTATGCTTATCTTTTCATTTAACTTTGAACACTACTGTCGTAGATGAACTGTATGATTTCTTGGCAGCAGAATTTAAATATGCACTTTTTAGTAAACTTAAAACCTGCAAAAACATGGACTGAATTAAAATTTGCACTTTTTACAAACTTAAAATATGCCAAGAAACTGAACTTGATTAAAACCTGCACTATTTACAGTCTTATAATCTGCAAAAAACTGGACTAAAAATCTGCACTATGTACAAACTTAAAATCTGTCAAGAAACTGGACTAGATTAAAACCTGCATTGTTTACAGTCTtataatatgcaaaaaaaaactgGACTAAAATCTGCACTTTTTAAAATACCAAATCAGTCACCAAATCACCATATGAAACATGCACTGTTTACAAACTCAAAATCTGCAAAAAAACTGGGCTAAAATCTGCACTTGGTACAATCCCAAATCAGTCACCATATCAGTATTGAACACTTTGTAAATGAACACTTTGTGCTATATTGAGACTCGAGCAacccaaaagaaataaaaaatctcaAACATCAACCATGGCAAAAACAAATAAGCAAAATAAAagtatttaaaaattaaaaattaccaTATTAGGATTGCAAGATTTCTTAACTTTTCTTCTATGCGTCTCATATTGTGGTTTCATTCTTctctttccctttccctttcccttttgaccttccttcttcttcaatccTTTGACATTTTCCATTCGATTGTTAACCTTATTTTGAAGCACTTTCTCAATCTCATCTTCCTTACACAATGTGAAATCTTCAAGTTTCTTACTACACTCATTTATCATTGATTCCATGATAATACGTGAATCTTTATTCATTGAAGCTTGATATGTTAACCGTAAGAGTTGTGATTGAACTCTTCGAGTCCAATCttaccatcttcttcttcatttggcTTCCCTTCATCTAAGACAATCCGACTCTTCACAACTCTCGTAAGTCTATGGCAAATGTATTTCTCTGGAATTTTCGTTACATTAAGCCGGCTAAACACTCTCAATATATGACAACACAACATCCCCTCACTTTCAAACTTCTTGCAACTACAAGTCATCAAGTCATTGTTAGTGTCACAAAAAACCTTATATTGTTTCTCCATTTTCCAATATGGAgaaacaatatatacatatgggtCTTGTATGTACTCCTTCACTATATATGAATCGACAAAACCATACTCCTCTTTGAATAGATGAAAAAATCTAGGAGTGTACATTTTCGAAACTTGTCTTATAGTATTGGAAATTTTGAGAAACCTAGCGAAGGTGCATGTTCTCTCATTTTAAACTCGGCCTCTAACTCATTATTTCGCTTTTGTTCCACCACCCTATCAAAATGCTTGAAAAATTCACCAACACTCAAAGTGCTTTTCAAATAATCTTTCAAATCATTGTTTACACTTTTAGACATTTGTGTGCTTCGAATGCCCAATGtgaatgaatttttcatatatgCCTTGGcccatttttcctttttcccatATATGCGAGCCAACCAACTATTCTCCATCAAATTGTTGTCTTCAagcattttcttccatttattcTCAAATTCCCCTTCATCTTCATATTCGTATATGCACTTATTAAAATCTGTCATAAATGGAGACTTATTCCTCATGTAACAACCAAGATGTTTCAATGCATTCTGTCTAATATGCCAAGTGCACAATCCATGAGATACTTTTGGTCACTCACTCTCTAAGGCATTTGCCATAGCAGCATCTTCATCCGTAAAGATTGAACGAGGCTCCTTACCACCATGTGCATTTACAAATGTGTTAAAAAGCCACTTGAAAGATTCAGCAGTCTCATCATACAAAAGTGCAGCCCCAAACAACACTATCTGTCTATGATGATTATATCCAGTAAACACGCCCAAGGGTCTCTTCGCTTCATTAGTACCAAAAGTGGTATCGAAAGTGACCACATCACCGAAAGTAACATAATCATCAACCATTTTTGCATCAGCCCAGAATATATTAGTGACTTGATCATCACTATCAAGTTGTAGTGCATAGCAAAACTTAGGATCACTCATATTTTGCTTCTCAAAATATGAGAAAATACTACCAAGCTCCCCACTTCCAATATTTCTTTCCCTCCTAGATCttaaatatgatttttgatcttcaataaaAAACCCAAGCTTAGCCCCACCACCAGCTTCCCTGCTCATTAATTCTTGTGTTACTTTAGGAGTAAGCCCTGAATCAGAAGCCAATTCAATTGCTAATGCATGCGCCGTAATAACCTCTCTATGTGATCTAAGCATGTGAATTGTTGTCGGAGGTTGTAACTCATGATTATGTTGTTCAACAAACTCATTCACAATATATTTTGCTCTATGTTTATCTAAAAATACCTTTAACCTTGCCTTGCAGTCAGTTTTCGTAGACGAATGGTGGCGGATCATGTCatcatcatctttttttttccttttttttcccctccttgCAACACACAAACAATTGACTAACAACAACTCCTGTTTTTCGATTTTTGTTGTTGTACTCTTTTCTAACACCAAAACCAATCTTTTTTGAGTAAGCTTTCCAAAATTGATATGCACCATCTAAAGTGTCAAATTCCATACCAATTCTTGGTATTCCAATTTGCTCCTCATCTCTCATTGAAGGACTATTATCACAAGTGGCAATTAAGCTATCCATGTTTAAAAAAGTACCtgacaagaaaaagagaaggaagtaAGTGGGCACGCatgaagaaaggaaaaataaatatagtACTTACACACAGATGCAACAAAAAAAGGTTTGATAAATACACTTTGCTACAGTAgataaaacaaaaccaattcCAAATCAGCATGTGCAAAGATGATCAATGCCTTGAAAATAAACTACTCTCAGTCACGCAAGTACAGGCTTATAAAAAGATCTAAAGTAGTTCATTAGTTCCACAAAAGAAATGATCAAATTAATAGATCTGGAAGAACTAAAGTAAGGAAATTCTCTACACCAGTACAAACAATGCAAATagcaataaatcaaacaaattctaaGAAACGAAAAGATCAATAATCGGTGCTAAAGTATAAGCATAATGCAATTGAACCCAACAAGTAGtttaccttaagaaaatttACGGAAGGATAGCGGCTGCATAAAGTGTCAA
Protein-coding regions in this window:
- the LOC119979969 gene encoding protein FAR1-RELATED SEQUENCE 5-like encodes the protein MVHINFGKLTQKRLVLVLEKSTTTKIEKQELLLVNCLCVARRGKKRKKKDDDDMIRHHSSTKTDCKARLKVFLDKHRAKYIVNEFVEQHNHELQPPTTIHMLRSHREVITAHALAIELASDSGLTPKVTQELMSREAGGGAKLGFFIEDQKSYLRSRRERNIGSGELGSIFSSIQRGVWFCRFIYSEGVHTRPICIYCFSILENGETI